Proteins encoded by one window of Chondromyces crocatus:
- a CDS encoding FG-GAP repeat domain-containing protein, whose translation MGALALGTTACAGDGDGDRNRDNPVGGGSKPLPDAPSCVVAGGSATVSAPELRMELMDRRYESGWLSSPVAADLDGDGVNEILVARAGYFTVFDAEGNERWRFDEAASIAPRFWSSPVVADFRDDERLEIVLAGGGQVWMLDSDGNVLSGWPREWQYELRSVAAGDVNDDGQLDVIVASTRHEPDILTAYTAGGDTIAGFPPAGAGAIGCNVRENCWIAGAYDQNLAVGDLDGDGRQDIVATQDNAYTGFYRGNGELFDSNPMFEDRPKTLGVRYLHDLRLAQQGFADDESSDLQAHFTNTAPTIADIDEDGTYEVILLASVQNAGQDRREQGVGLWVVRHDATRLPGFETPFHSDEYLGGLWDLDGNIVAMTNQVTVANIDGARGKEMIYAGFDGRIHAVRADGTEFWAVTYTNRPDVFTGGVVVGDLSGDGKPEIVFATYSPQGGQSDLFILDAGGSILHQVKLPRLGSMAVPTLADVDGDGTVEILVSTRETPWDSGEPAVLVYSVASSTTGCLLWPTARGNLYRNAWVRDP comes from the coding sequence TTGGGAGCTCTCGCCCTGGGAACGACGGCGTGCGCAGGTGACGGCGATGGTGACCGGAACCGCGACAACCCCGTAGGAGGTGGCTCCAAGCCGCTGCCGGATGCGCCCTCCTGCGTCGTGGCAGGAGGCTCCGCCACCGTCTCTGCGCCCGAGCTTCGCATGGAGCTGATGGATCGCCGCTACGAGAGCGGCTGGCTCAGCTCTCCGGTCGCCGCAGACCTCGACGGGGACGGCGTGAACGAGATCCTCGTCGCTCGCGCTGGCTACTTCACGGTCTTCGACGCCGAGGGCAACGAGCGGTGGCGCTTCGACGAGGCGGCCTCCATTGCGCCGCGCTTCTGGTCGAGCCCTGTTGTCGCCGACTTCCGCGACGATGAGCGCCTGGAGATCGTCCTCGCGGGTGGCGGTCAGGTCTGGATGCTCGACTCCGACGGCAACGTCCTTTCTGGCTGGCCGCGCGAGTGGCAGTACGAGCTCCGCAGCGTCGCCGCCGGCGACGTCAACGACGACGGCCAGCTCGACGTCATCGTCGCCAGCACGCGCCACGAGCCCGACATCCTCACGGCCTACACTGCGGGTGGCGACACGATAGCCGGCTTCCCTCCGGCGGGTGCTGGCGCGATCGGCTGCAATGTGCGCGAGAACTGCTGGATCGCTGGCGCTTACGATCAGAACCTCGCCGTCGGCGATCTCGATGGCGACGGCCGACAGGACATCGTCGCCACGCAGGACAACGCCTACACCGGCTTCTACCGCGGCAACGGTGAGCTCTTCGACTCGAACCCCATGTTCGAGGACCGCCCGAAGACCCTCGGCGTGCGCTACCTGCACGACCTCCGCCTCGCCCAGCAAGGCTTCGCGGACGACGAGTCCTCGGACCTCCAGGCCCACTTCACGAACACCGCGCCGACCATCGCCGACATCGACGAAGACGGCACCTACGAAGTCATCCTGCTCGCCAGCGTCCAGAACGCGGGACAGGACCGCCGCGAGCAAGGCGTCGGCCTCTGGGTTGTGCGCCATGATGCCACGCGCCTCCCCGGCTTCGAGACCCCCTTCCACTCCGACGAGTACCTCGGCGGCCTCTGGGATCTCGACGGCAACATCGTGGCGATGACCAACCAGGTCACCGTGGCCAACATCGATGGCGCCCGTGGCAAAGAGATGATCTACGCCGGCTTCGACGGCCGCATCCACGCCGTGCGCGCCGACGGCACCGAGTTCTGGGCCGTCACCTACACCAACCGCCCCGACGTGTTCACTGGCGGCGTCGTCGTCGGTGACCTCTCCGGCGACGGCAAGCCCGAGATCGTCTTCGCCACCTACTCCCCACAGGGCGGCCAGTCCGACCTCTTCATCCTCGATGCAGGCGGCAGCATCCTGCACCAGGTCAAGCTCCCCCGCCTCGGCTCCATGGCCGTCCCGACCCTCGCCGATGTCGACGGCGACGGCACCGTGGAGATCTTGGTCTCCACCCGCGAGACCCCCTGGGACTCCGGCGAGCCCGCGGTGCTGGTCTACAGCGTCGCCAGCTCCACCACCGGCTGCCTCCTCTGGCCCACCGCCCGCGGCAACCTCTACCGCAACGCCTGGGTCCGCGACCCCTGA
- the hemL gene encoding glutamate-1-semialdehyde 2,1-aminomutase, producing the protein MSDRPASQALFERASAVLPGGVNSPVRAFRAVGGSPVFIARASKARLISADGDEYIDFINSWGPAILGHGHPAVIEAVREAAMGGLSFGAPTALEVLFAERLQKLYPSLEKLRCVSSGTEATMSALRVARGFTGREVVVKFEGCYHGHADHLLVKAGSGLATFGVPDSAGVPEAIARLTLTLPYNDPEALRAAFASRGKEIAAVILEPVVGNMGCVPPEPGFLQLVIDLCREHGALSVFDEVMTGSRLAPGGAQERFGLRPDMTTLGKVVGGGMPLAVYGGREDVMRTVAPLGPVYQAGTLSGNPVAVSAGLATLAELTPALYERLEVLGAALEEGLRAAARDAGVPACVQRVGSMITLFFREGPVRSWAEASGSDTKRFARWHGEMLARGIYWPPSQYEAAFLCAALTDDDITRTVAACREALAAT; encoded by the coding sequence ATGAGCGATCGTCCTGCTTCCCAGGCCCTGTTCGAGCGCGCGAGCGCCGTCCTCCCCGGCGGCGTGAACAGCCCGGTCCGCGCGTTCCGCGCGGTGGGTGGTAGTCCCGTGTTCATCGCGCGCGCCAGCAAGGCCCGCCTCATCAGCGCCGATGGCGACGAGTACATCGATTTCATCAACTCCTGGGGGCCGGCGATCCTGGGTCACGGTCACCCGGCGGTGATCGAGGCGGTGCGCGAGGCGGCGATGGGAGGGCTGTCGTTCGGGGCGCCGACGGCGCTCGAGGTGCTGTTCGCGGAGCGGCTGCAGAAGCTGTACCCGAGCCTGGAGAAGCTCCGGTGCGTGTCGAGCGGGACGGAGGCGACGATGAGCGCGCTCCGCGTCGCACGGGGCTTCACGGGGCGCGAGGTGGTGGTGAAGTTCGAGGGCTGCTACCACGGGCACGCAGATCACCTGCTGGTGAAGGCGGGCAGCGGGCTGGCGACGTTCGGGGTGCCGGATTCTGCGGGGGTGCCGGAGGCGATCGCGCGCTTGACGTTGACGCTGCCGTACAACGATCCGGAGGCGCTGCGCGCGGCGTTCGCGAGTCGTGGGAAGGAGATCGCGGCGGTCATCCTGGAGCCGGTGGTGGGGAACATGGGGTGTGTCCCGCCCGAGCCAGGGTTCTTGCAGCTGGTGATCGATCTGTGTCGGGAGCATGGGGCGCTCTCGGTCTTCGACGAGGTGATGACGGGGAGTCGTCTCGCCCCGGGAGGCGCGCAGGAGCGGTTCGGGCTCCGTCCCGACATGACCACGCTCGGGAAGGTGGTGGGTGGAGGGATGCCGCTCGCCGTCTACGGGGGGCGGGAGGATGTGATGCGCACGGTGGCGCCGCTCGGGCCGGTGTACCAGGCAGGGACGTTGAGCGGGAATCCGGTCGCGGTCTCGGCGGGCTTGGCGACGCTGGCAGAGCTGACGCCAGCGCTGTACGAGCGGCTGGAGGTGCTCGGGGCGGCGCTCGAAGAGGGGCTGCGCGCGGCCGCGCGTGACGCGGGGGTGCCAGCGTGCGTGCAGCGGGTGGGGTCGATGATCACGCTGTTCTTCCGCGAGGGGCCGGTGCGCTCCTGGGCGGAGGCGTCGGGGAGCGATACGAAGCGCTTCGCGAGGTGGCACGGGGAGATGCTGGCGCGGGGGATCTACTGGCCGCCGTCGCAGTACGAGGCGGCGTTCCTGTGCGCGGCGCTCACGGACGACGACATCACGCGGACGGTCGCAGCTTGTCGCGAGGCGCTCGCGGCGACGTGA